A stretch of Prunus dulcis chromosome 6, ALMONDv2, whole genome shotgun sequence DNA encodes these proteins:
- the LOC117631028 gene encoding cell division control protein 2 homolog C codes for MEKYEKLEKVGEGTYGKVYKAKDKATGQLVALKKTRLEMDEEGVPPTALREVSLLQMLSQSLYIVRLLCVEHVDSKEGKPVLYLVFEYLDTDLKKFIDSHRKGPSPRPLAPSMVQSFLYQLCKGVAHCHSHGVLHRDLKPQNLLLDKERGILKIADLGLGRAFTVPLKSYTHEIVTLWYRAPEVLLGSTHYSTGVDMWSVGCIFAEMVRRQALFPGDSEFQQLLHIFRLLGTPTDKQWPGVNALRDWHVYPQWQPQNLARAVPALGPDGVDLLEKMLKYDPAERISAKAALDHPYFDSLDKSQF; via the exons ATGGAGAAATACGAGAAGCTGGAGAAGGTAGGTGAAGGCACGTACGGCAAGGTCTATAAGGCCAAGGACAAGGCCACAGGCCAATTGGTCGCGCTGAAGAAGACGCGTCTGGAGATGGACGAAGAAGGCGTCCCTCCCACCGCGCTCCGCGAGGTCTCTCTTCTGCAAATGCTCTCTCAGTCGCTCTACATCGTACGGCTTCTCTGCGTTGAGCACGTCGACAGCAAGGAAGGCAAGCCCGTCCTCTACCTCGTCTTCGAGTACCTCGACACCGATCTCAAGAAGTTCATCGATTCTCACCGGAAAGGTCCTAGTCCGAGGCCCTTGGCGCCGTCGATGGTCCAGAGCTTCCTCTACCAACTGTGCAAGGGGGTGGCCCACTGTCACTCCCATGGCGTCCTCCACCGCGATCTGAAGCCCCAGAATCTGCTTCTGGACAAGGAAAGAGGGATTTTGAAGATCGCAGATCTTGGACTCGGCCGCGCTTTCACTGTACCTCTCAAGAGTTACACGCACGAGATTGTTACTCTCTGGTACAGAGCACCGGAAGTTCTGCTTGGTTCGACTCACTACTCCACCGGCGTAGACATGTGGTCCGTCGGATGTATCTTCG CCGAGATGGTGAGGAGGCAGGCTCTGTTCCCAGGAGACTCTGAGTTCCAGCAGCTGCTTCACATTTTCAG GCTGCTAGGAACACCAACAGACAAGCAATGGCCAGGAGTTAATGCTCTGCGAGATTGGCATGTGTATCCACAGTGGCAGCCTCAAAACTTGGCTCGTGCTGTTCCTGCTTTGGGGCCTGATGGAGTTGACCTCCTAGAA